The genomic interval GCTGATTCCGGCGTTTATTCGGCAACCATGAATTCCGCGGAAGCTGCGGCGCGAATATCGATCTTGTTATACACGTGCATTAGTCGCGGCGATTCCGTCCCTGGTTGCGACCACCCGAAATGGTTGCGGCACGGGAAATATGCGTGACCGTGGCTAACGCGATAGCCAGTTCGCTGCTGGGGTCGACCACACCGGCTTTATCCCTGCCCGAGCTGGGCTTCGAAGGCGATCCGGTCGCCGCGGTAGAGGGCGCGCACGCGCTCGATCGGCGTGCCGTCCTGGTCGAGACTGCGGCGGTGCAGCAGAAGCAGGGGCAGTGCGGTCGTGCATTCCAGTAGCGCGGCCTCGCGCGGCGAAGCCAGGACGGTTTCGATGCGTTCGGTGGCGGAGGTGTAGACGACGCCTGTCGCGCGGACGGCCGCGTAGAGCGAAGTGGTGGGGTCGTAGTCGGCGCGCAGGCCCGCGAACCGGGCGCGGGGGAGGTAGGTGCTTTCCAGGCCGATGCGTTCGCCGTCGGCGAGCAGGACGCGTTCCAGATGCATCACAGCAGCGCCGGGGGCGAGGCCGAGCGCGTGCGCGGTGTCGGCGTCGGCGGGGATGTCGTCGAAACTCACCACGAGGCGGCCGGGGACCCGGCCGAGGCTGATCGCGCCTTCGGTGTAGGAGCGCAGGGACAGGGGCTGCACCATTTTCGGGCGCGACACCACGGTGCCGCGGCCCTGCCGCCGGATCCGGCCTTCCACCAAGAGGTCGCGCAAGGCCTGCCGCACGGTTTCCCGGGCTACTTCGAAGCGGACGGCGAGGTCCCGCTCGGAGGGGACGGGATCGCCCTCCTCGAGTTCGGCGAGCATGCGCTCCAGCTCGGTCCGCACCACATAGGACTTCAGCTGGCGGCCCGGAAGACTCAATTCCGCACTCCCGCCCGGCGTCTGGGCAGACGCGGCACCCGTCACCTCGGTTGCTTCCATGTCGCCAGCGTACCCGCAATTGGTCTATACCAATTGTTAACCTGGCGTTCGCGCGGTAAACACCCGTTGGTCTAGACCATTGGTCACCATGGGTCCCATGCGATTGGTCATCATCGGAGGCGGGATTCTCGGCACCGCACACGCGCTCGCCGCGATCGGCCGCGGCCACGAGGTCGTGCAACTGGAACGGGAGCCGGAAGCGCGCGGCGCCACCGTGCGCAATTTCGGCTTGGTCTGGGTGTCCGGGCGCTCGGCCGCGGAACTCGAGCTGACCCTGCGTTCGCGCGAGCTGTGGGAGGAGATCGGCGGGAAGGTGCCCGCGGTCGGATTCCGTCCCGCGGGTTCCCTCACGCTGGTGCGCACCCCGGAGGAGCTGGCCGTCGCCGAGGCGGCCGCCGGTTCGCCGAGCGCGGCGGCCCGCGGCTTCGAACTGCTCGACGCCGATCGGGTGCGGACGGTCAATCCCGCGCTGCGCGGCAAATTCCTTGCCGGACTGCACTGTTGGACCGACGCGGTGGTGGAGTCGCGCCAAGCGCTGCCGGCCCTGCGGGCCTACCTGACCGGGACCGGTCGCTACACGTTCCACGCGCACACCGAGGCACGCTCGATCATCGACAGCGGCTCCGGCGCCAAGGTTCTCGACGATCAGGGCCGGACCTTCGAGGCCGATATGGTGCTGGACTGCCCGGGCGCGGCGCACACCGGCCTGACCCGGGAACTGGTCGGCGTCATCCCGGTGCGCCGGGTCCGGCTCCAGATGATGCAGACCGCGCCGCTGGGTGAACCGCTGACCACCGCCGTCGCCGACGGCGACAGCTTCCGCTACTACCCGGGTTTCGCCGGGCCGGAGGTGGACGCGCTGAATGCCGAACAGTCCCAGTCCGCCACCGCCGCCGAGCACAAGATGCAGCTGCTGTGCGTGCAACGGCTGCACGGTGGGCTCACCATCGGCGACACCCACGAGTACACCGAGCCGTTCGCGTTCGATGTGGACGAAGCGCCCTACGAGCACCTCACCCAGGTCGCCGAGGAACTGCTGGGACGCAAACTCCCGCAGGTCGTCCGGCGCTGGGCCGGTGTGTACAGCCAATCGGTCGATCCGGCCGCGATCGTCACCCGGGCGCAGGCTTCGGACCGGGTCTGGGTGATCACCGGCCCCGGCGGCCGCGGCATGACCCTCGGACCCGCCCTCGGCGAACAGACCGCCGATCTACTGAACCTGTGAGGAACGCTGTGCCGGACAAGGATATTCAACTCGCGGTCTTCGATATGGCCGGAACGACCGTCGCCGACGGCGGGCTCGTGGTGCGCGCGTTCGATGTGGCCGCTACCGCGGTCGGTCTGGAAACCGAAGGCCCGCAGCGGGATCAGGCGCGGCAGTACGTGCTCGACACCATGGGGCAGTCCAAGATCGTGGTGTTCCGCGCGCTGTTCGGCGCTGAGAGCACGGCCCAGGAAGCCAATCGCGCGTTCGAAGCCGCCTATGACGCGCTGATCGAAGAGGTGGGCGTCACCGCGATTCCCGGCGCGGCCGAAGCGTTCGAGAAGCTGCGGTCTGCGGGCATCAAGGTCGCGCTGACCACCGGATTCAGTCGTGGCACGCAGGACAGGCTGCTGCATGCGCTGGGCTGGCAGGACGTCGCCGACCTCACCCTCGCCCCCGCCGAGGCCGGTCGTGGCCGGCCCTACCCGGACCTGGTGCTGGCCGCCCTGCTGCGGCTGGGCGTCGACGCCGTCGATCGCGTCGCGGTGCTGGGCGATACCACCAGTGACATCGCGACCGGCTTGGCCGCGGGCGCGCGGATCGTCGCGGGAACGCTCACCGGCGCCCACGACGAGGCGCGGTTGCGCGCGGCGGGCGCTACCCACGTGGTGCCGTCGGTCGCCGAGTTCGCCGACTTGATCCTGGCCGAAGCCACCTGAAACGACCTGTTCTCTCCTTCGAAGCGAAAGTTGTTCAACCGTGCGTACTTCCACAACGCGCCTGCGCACCAAGGCCGCTCTGTTGCTCGCCGCCGTCTGTACCGTCTCGCTGACCGCGGCCTGCGGCGGCACCGGCTCCGGCGGCTCCGGCGAGCAGATCGTGACCGTCTACTCCGCGGACGGCCTCGATGGCTGGTACAGAACCCAGTTCGAGAAGTTCAAGGCCCAGACCGGCATTTCGGTCGACGTGGTGGCCGCGGGCTCCGGTGAGGTCGTCAACCGGGTGGAGAAGGAACAGTCCAACCCGCAGGCCGACATCATCGTGACCTTGCCGCCGTTCATCCAGAAGGCCGATGCCGCGGGACTGTTGCAGCCGATCGGCGTCGACACCTCCGCCATCGCCGACTCCGAGAAGGACCCGAACGGCAGGTACGTCAGCCTGGCGGGCAACTACCTCGACTTCATCGCCAACTCCGCGGTAGATGCCTCCCGGCTCTCCTGGGACGACCTGCTGAAGCCGGAATACCGAGGCAAGCTGCAATATTCGACCCCCGGCCAAGCCGGTGACGGCACCGCGGTGCTGATCCTGTTGCAGGAGCTGCGCGGCAAGGACGGCGCACTGGACTACCTGAAGGCGTTGCAGGCCAACAACGTCGGCCCGTCCTCCTCGACCGGCAAGCTCCAGCCCAAGGTCGACAAGGGGGAGTTGCTGATCGCCAACGGCGATGTCCAGATGAACATGGAGTCGATCAAGTCCAAGGGCTCGAAGTTCAGCATCTTCTTCCCGGCCTCGGCCGACGGCAAGAAGCACACCGTCTCGCTGCCCTACTTCATGGGCCTGGCCAAGGGCGCCCCGCACGGTGACGCCGCCAAGAAACTGATGGAGTACCTGCTCAGCAAGGACGTGCAGGCCACTCTCGGCCCCGACGCCCACGCCGTCTCGGCTCGCAAGGATCTGGCCGAGGTCGCCCCGACCGGCACCGGGCCGACCCCGGCGTCGCTGATCAAGGGTGTCGAAATCGTGCACCCGAACTGGTCCAAGGTGCTCAGCGAACTGGGCGCCGACCTCGCCGCCTACCAAAAGGCCACCGGCAGCTGATCTTTCAGCCTCGCAGAAGGAGACCGCGCGATGAACCTCGGTGACGCGCTGACGAAATCCGGCACCGGTACCCGAACGTCCCCGGCTGCCGAACCAGCGATCGTGTTCGATCGGGTCGGGGTGCGCTATGGCACCGGCCGTAAGTCCACGGTGGCGCTGGCCGACTTCACCCTGCGCGTTGCCGCCGGGGAAACGGTCGCGCTGCTCGGGCCGAGCGGGTCCGGCAAGTCGACCGCGCTCAAGGCGCTGGCCGGATTCGTCCGGCCCAGCTCGGGCGCGGTCCGGCTGGCCGGGCGTGACGTCACCGACCTGTCGCCGGCCAAGCGCGGGATCGGTGTGGTCGTGCAGTCCTACGCGCTGTTCCCGCACATGACGGTGTACCGGAATGTGGCGTTCGGATTGAAGGCACATCGGGTGCCCCGCAACGAGATCGGCGCACGGGTGAGCGAAGCGCTGGAGATGGTGGGCATGGGGTCCTACGCCGCACGACTACCCCGGGAGTTGTCCGGCGGTCAGCAGCAGCGGGTGGCGATCGCGCGCGCCCTGGCCATCCGGCCCACAGTGCTGCTGCTGGACGAACCGCTCGCGGCGCTGGACGCGCAACTGCGCCAATCCATGCTCGGTGAACTGCAGCAACTGCGCACCGCGCTGCCGGACACGGCCATGCTGTACGTCACGCACGACCAGGCCGAAGCCCTCGCCCTGGCGGATCGCATCGCGGTGATGCGGGACGCCCGGCTGGTGGATATCGACACCGCCGAGAATCTGTGGCAGCGGCCGCCCAGCGATTTCACCGCCGCCTTCCTCGGCGGCGCGAATCTGGTGCCCTGCACCGTGAATCACATCTCCGGCGGCGCCGCGCTGGTCACCGCGGGCAGCCATACGTTACGCGCGGAAGCTCCGAAACCGGGTGTTGGCAAAGCGGATTGGGCTCCGAACGCCGACGCGCTGCTCTGCGTCCGGCCCCACACGCTGTCCATCGGCGCCACCTCGGACCGGGATGCGCTGCGCGCCACCGTCGTCGCCAGTGTGTGGCGTGGCGCTTCGACTCGCCTGCGGCTGTCCGTCGACGGTCTGCCCGGCGAGCTGGCCACCGATGTCCCCGGTCACCTCGCCGCCGGACTCGGCTCGGTGGTCGGTGTGCGTTTTCCCGACCCGGCGGGTGTGCTGATCCCCTCCGAGGTGGGTACCCACTCTTCCGCTCCGGTCAGCGGTGCGGACGTGACGGGACCGCGGGCATGAGGGGGCCCGCGGTTCCGCTTGTGCGGCAAGAGGTTCACGCAGACCGGGGAGCACGCTCGTTCCTGGTCGGGCCTGCAGCGGAGGTGCGGTCATGAATGCGCCCGCTCTGCTGGAACAGCCGGTCGAGTCGCTCGACGCGCCGTCACCCGCGGCCCGGCGCCAGTGGCGGCCGGTGCTGTGGACAGCGCCACCGGTACTGATCGTGCTGATCATCGCGGTCTATCCGATCACCCGGGTGCTCGCGGAGTCGACCGTCACACCGACCGGTCGCGGCACCGCGGTGTGGACGGAAGTGCTGGCGTCGGAAGCCTTCCGTAATGCCTTGTGGCGCACCATCTCCATCGCCGTCGCCGCGACGGCCGGTTGCCTGGTGCTGGGCACTTTCCTCGCGGTCGTGCTGGCGTTCGTGCCGTTCCGGGGCGCGACGGTCGTCGGCAGGCTCGTCGACACCGTGCTGACGCTGCCCTCGTTCCTGGTGACGCTGGCGTTCACCTTCCTCTACGGCACCGCCGGAGCGGTGAACGCGCTGATCACCCAACTCACCGGGCGTCAGGCCCCGCTACTGAACTTCCTGACCACGCCGTGGGGCGTGATCGCGGCGGAAATCACCTTCTTCACGCCGTTCGTGGTCCGGCCGTTGCTGGCGGCCTTCGCGCAGCTGCCACGCGAACAGCTCGATGTCGCGGCGAGTTTGGGTGCGTCGACCTGGCGGGTATTGCGGCAGGTCGTGCTGCCGGAGGCGTGGCCCGCGCTGGCGGCGGGCGGCAGCCTCGTGTTGCTGTTGACGCTCAACGAATTCGGCATCGTGCTGTTCACCGGCGCGAAGGGCGTTCTGACGCTGCCCGCCATGATCTACACCCGCGGCATCGTCACCTTCGATCTGCCCGGCGCGGCCGTGCTGGCCACCGTGCAGGTGGCGCTCTCGCTCACCCTGTACGCGGCCTATCGAACCGTGTTCTCCCGCTTCGTTTCCCGGAAAGGATACTGACCATGCTGGTGTGGACCCGCGCCGGTAGAACACTGGTGCTCACCGTCTTCGGGCTGGTGCTAACGGTCGTGTTCGTCGCCCCGATCGGCACGGTCGTCGCCGCGGCGCTGGCGGGCAGTTGGACCGGCCCGCTGCCGTCGAACCTGGGGCTGGCCAACTTCAGCCAGGCGCTGACCGGAGACGACGCGGCCAGCCTCACGGTCAGTCTGCAAACCGCTGTGCTGGCCGGCGCTTTCGCGCTGGTCCTCGGTACCTGGGCGGCGCTGGCGGCGCGAGAGGCGCCGGGCTGGTGCCGGCGCGGCACCGACGCGGTGTTCCACCTGCCGGTCGCCGTTCCCTCGGTCGCCATCGGCCTCGGCGTGCTGATCGCCTTCAACGAGCGGCCCCTGCTGCTCGGCGGCACCAAATGGATTGTCATCCTGGCCCATTCGGTGCTGGTGCTGGCCTACGCCTTCAGCGCCGTGTCCGCCGCGCTCGACCGGCTCGATCCCGAGTATCGGCGCGCCGCCGAATCCCTTGGCGCAGGGCCGGTTCGCGTGCTCTGCCAGGTAACGCTGCCCCTGCTGCTGCCGGCCCTCGGCGCGGCGGCGGGCTTGTCGATCGCCCTGTCCATGGGTGAACTCGGGGCGAGCATCATGGTCTACCCGGCGACCTGGCGCACGCTCCCGGTCACCATCTTCGGCCAGACCGACCGCGGTGAGATCTTCACCGCCGCGGCCGGGACCAGCCTGCTGGTGCTGGTCACCCTGGTGTCCCTGGTGTTGCTCGGCCGCCTGCGGGGACGCGCGGCCGTGCGGTAGTGATTCGCCTCGCGCCCGCCGGTCGGGACCGGCATTAGGATCGATTCGGTGTCCCTGCTCCCGTTGATTTTCACCGCAGGCTGGGCGAGCGGCATCAACGCCTACGCCGTCGTGCTGCTGTTCGGACTGTTCGGTGTCACCGGTCTCGTCGACGATGTCCCGGAAGGCTTGCAGCGCACCGATGTTCTGGTCGCGGCGGGGGTGTTGTTCCTGCTCGAGGCGGTCGCCGACAAGATCCCGTACTTCGACTCGTTCTGGGACTCGATCCACACCGTCATCCGCCCGGCCGCGGGCGCTGTCGTCGCCGCGCTGCTCGCCGGCTCCGACGGTTCATTGCCGCAACTCGGCGCCGCGGCGGTCGGCGGTACCACGGCGCTGGTCAGTCACCTGGTCAAAGCCGGACTCCGGATGGGCATCAACACCTCGCCGGAGCCCGCCAGCAACATCATCGTCAGCACCCTCGAAGATCTCGGCGTCGCGAGCGTCATCACCCTCGCGGTCTTCCACCCGCTGCCCGCCGCCATCATCGCGGGCATCCTGCTGTTCCTCGGAGTGCTGCTGGTGATCGTCCTGGCCAAGCGAATTCGGCGGTCCATCCGCCGGTTCCGGGCTTGGCTCGCGACTCGGCGGGCGCCCGCGGGCTGAGGCCGTCCGGCGGGTCAGCGCACCTGGGGTGCGACCTTCTCGCCGAGCAGTTCGATGTTGCGGATCACCTTGTCGTGCGGCAGCGTTCCGACGCTGGTGTGCAGCATGAAACGGTCCAGCCCCAGGGTGTCCCGGATATCGGCGATCTTCTCGGCCACATAGTCCGGCGTGCCGACGAACAGCGAACCGCTTTGTGAGCGCAGGGCGTCGAATTGCGGGCGGCTCATCGGACCCCAGCCGCGTTCCCGGCCGAGCTGGCTCATCGCCGCCGCGTAGGGCTGGTAGAAGTCGGCGATCGCCTGCTCGTCGGACTCCGCGATGTAGCCGTGCGCGTGCACCGCGACCGGTTGCTGCTCGTGGCCGCCCTCGGCCAGCGCCCGGTGATAGAGATCGACCAGGGGCTTGAAGCGAGCGGGCTGGCCGCCGATGATCGCGATGGCCAGCGGCAAACCGAGCAGGCCGGCGCGGATCACCGATTCGGGACTGCCGCCGACGGCGATCCAGACCGGCAGCGGACGGTCCTCGGTGCGCGGGTAGATGATCGCGTCGCGCAGCGCGGGTCGGAACTTGCCGGACCAGGTGACCGGGCCCTCGTCGCGGATCTTCAGCAGCAGCGCGAGTTTCTCCTCGAAGAGTTCGTCGTAGTCGGCCAGGTTGTAGCCGAACAGCGGGAAGGACTCGGTGAAGGAGCCGCGCCCGGCCATCAGTTCGGCGCGGCCGTTGGACAGGCCGTCCAAGGTCGCGAATTCTTGGTACGCCCGTACCGGATCGGCGGAGCTGAGCACGGTGACCGCACTGGTCAGCTGGATCCGCTCGGTGCGGGCCGCGATGGCCGCCAGCACCACCGCGGGTGCGGAGGCGGCGAAGTCCTTGCGGTGGTGTTCGCCGACGCCGTAGACGTCGAGGCCGACGCGCTCGGTGGCCACGGCTTCCTCCACCACTTCGCGCAGGCGTTGCCCGGCGCTGGGCGCGGGCTGCTCGCCGACCGGCATGACCTCGGCGAATGTTGTCAATCCCAGTTCCACGGCGGGGTCCTTGTCTGTGCGTGGGGACGTTGTCTAGCGGCTTAAACGGACCTTGGTCCGGATCTATTCCCCGGGTCGATCCGTCCAGCCGCCACCACCCCTCATCGTCGCGCTTCGCGCCGCTAGTCTGTCTACATGGCAGTTCGCACCCGCAAACCCCTAGTCCCCGGCACGCAGTCGCCCATCCGTGAAGTGCCGCGTTCCATCGAGCGGCCCGAGTACGCGTGGAAGAAGACCGTGAACGAGGGCAGCGAGCCCTGGGTGCAGACTCCCGAGACGATCGAGAAGATGCGGATCGCGGGCAAGATCGCGGCGCAGGCGCTGGAAGAGGCCGGCAAGGCGGTGGCGCCGGGCGTCACCACCGACGAACTGGACCGGATCGCCCACGAATTCCTGTGTGACCACGGGGCCTACCCGTCCACGCTGGGCTACAAGGGATTTCCGAAGTCCTGCTGCACCTCGCTCAATGAAGTGATCTGCCACGGTATTCCGGACTCGACCGTGATCGAGGACGGCGACATCGTCAACATCGACGTCACCGCCTACCTCGACGGAGTGCACGGCGACACCAACAAGACCTACCTCGCCGGCGACGTCGACGAAGAGGTGCGGCTGCTGGTGGAACGCACCGAAGAGGCCACCATGCGGGCGATCAAAGCGGTGCGGCCCGGCCGGGCGCTGAATGTCATCGGCCGCGTCATCGAGTCCTACGCCAACCGCTTCGGCTACGGCGTGGTGCGCGACTTCACCGGCCACGGCGTCGGCCCCACCTTCCACAGCGGCCTGGTCATCCTGCATTACGACCAGCCCGCCGTCGACTCGGTCATCGAAGAGGGCATGACCTTCACCATCGAACCGATGATCAACCTCGGCGGCATCGACTACGAAATCTGGGACGACGGCTGGACCGTGGTCACCAAGGACCGCAAGTGGACCGCCCAGTTCGAGCACACCCTGGTGGTCACCGAAACGGGCGCGGAAATCCTCACCCTCCCGTGAGCGGGGGCCTGCGGGCGCGCTGTGCGGAGCGCGGCTGGTGAAGGGCGCGCTGCTGGTCGCGGGCACCACCTCCGACGCCGGGAAAAGCGTTGTGGTGGCCGGGCTCTGCCGGATGCTGGCCAGGCGCGGGGTGCGGGTGGCGCCGTTCAAGGCGCAGAACATGTCCAACAACTCCGTGGTCACCGTGGACGGCGGCGAGATCGGTCGCGCTCAGGCGCTGCAGGCGCAGGCGTGCGGGTTGGAGCCGAGCGTGCGGTTCAATCCGGTGCTGCTCAAGCCGGGCAGCGACCGCCGCTCCCAGCTCGTGGTGCGCGGCAAGGCGATCGGCACCGTCGGCGCGCGCGACTATTTCCAGCATCGGCAAGATCTGCGGGAAATCGTTGCCGCCGAACTGGATTCGCTGCGGGCGGAATTCGATGTGGTGATCTGCGAGGGCGCGGGCTCGCCCGCCGAGATCAATTTGCGCGCTACCGATCTGGCGAACATGGGGCTGGCAAGGGCAGCCCGGCTGCCGGTCGTCGTGGTGGGCGATATCGATCGCGGCGGTGTGCTGGCACACCTGTTCGGCACCGTCGCGGTCCTGGAACCCGAAGACCAGCAACTGATCTCGGCCTTCATCATCAACAAGTTCCGTGGTGACGTCGAACTCCTGCAGCCCGGCTTGGACCGCCTCACCGAACTCACCGGCCGCCGCACGCTCGGCGTCATTCCCTACGCCGACGACCTCTGGATCGATGCCGAGGATTCCCTGAGCACCGTCGCCGATGCCCCCGTCGGCCGTCCCCGCCCGCCCCGCGGTACCGAATGGCTCACCGTCGCCGCCATCCGCCTGCCTCGCATCTCCAACTCCACCGACATCGAAGCCCTGGCCTGTGAGCCGGGTGTTTCGGTGCGCTGGGTCACCGAACCCTCCCGCCTCCTCGACGCCGACCTCGTCGTGCTGCCCGGCAGCAAGGCCACCGTCGCCGACCTGGAATGGCTGCGCGGCAATGGATTAGCCGCCGCGCTCCAGGCGCGCGCCGCCGCGGGCCGCCCCACCCTCGGCCTCTGCGGCGGCTACCAGATGCTGGGCAACCGCATCGACGACGCGGTCGAATCCGGCGCGGGCACCGTCGCGGGCCTGGGTCTGCTCGACCTGGACATCGAGTTCGCCGACCCCAAGGTGCTGCGCCGAGCCACCGGGCACGGCGCGGGAATTCCCGTGCAGGGCTACGAAATCCACCACGGCCGGGTGATCGCCAACAACGACCCGGCGTGGCTGCAGGTCGAGGGCGCACCCGAGGGGAGCGTCAACGGGTCCGTCTGGGGGACGCACCTGCACGGCTTGCTGGAATCCGACGCCTTCCGGCGCGCCTGGCTGCGCGAGGTGGCAGCGGCGGCGGGTCGCTCAGGTTTCGCGGTCGCCGAGGACGTCTCCGTTGCCGCCGTTCGCACCGCCCAGTTGGACCTACTCGCCGACCTGATCGAGCGGCACCTGAACATGGCGCAAATCACCGAACTCATCACCCGGGGTGCGCCTGCGGACCTGCCGCGGATCACCGCCGCCCTGCACCAGCCGGAACCGCGTTGATCGGCTGGCCCGAGCCGAACGACCGGACGATCCCTGGAGCGGCTCGGTTCCGCGCCGCGACCGGCCACGGCCGAGTGCGACGGCTCGGTCGCTGCCGGGTGTGACGGCTGGCGCGAAAGACCAGACGCGCGGGCGCGTTAAGGTCGGCGGTGTAGCGTTCTGCGGCATGAAATCTCGGCAAATCGCGGTGGGGGACCGGGAATGGACCGTACGGGTCGACGGCCCGGAGTCGCGGCACAGCGTGCTGCTGTTGCCGGACGCCGGCGATCCGGCGGACGTGTTCGATCAGGTCTGTGCCCGATTGCACAATTCCGATCTTCGGACCATCTCGGTGGCCTCGATCGAGGGGCTGGAGCCGGCGGATATCCACGCGATCCTCGACGAACTCGGCGTGCCCTACACCCATGTCGCCGGGCGCGGCGCCGGAGCGCGGCTGGCCTGGCGATTGTGCGCGGGCACGTTCGGGCGGTTCATCAGCCTGGTGGCCGCCGATCACGGTCACCCGGCGGTTCCCGGGCCGGACGGCGTGATCGCCGATCCGGAATGCCGTCCGATGGAGCTGCCCGTCACGGTGATCGCGACCAAACGATTGCCGCGCGGGGTGGCCGACACCTCCGGACGCTACGTCTACGGCGAGTTCCGGGTCGTGCAGGTCGACGTCGACAACGTGGCCACCGAGGCCGACCACGAACTGGCCACGGAGATCGTGCTGCGCACCAGTCTGTGGTGAAGTAGACCGCTTGCGGCAAGCACTGCGCCGCGCGGACTCGAGGTGAGGTATCGATGCGGGGGATGTTGGCGATCGGGGTCGCCACAGCACTGTTGACCGGCTGTACCAACTTGGTCTCGGGTACTCCGGCGCCGGAGGCGGCAGCGCGCGCCCCGGTCACCATCGGCGACTACGGATTGGACCTGACACCGCGCCAGCGCGGCGAACTGCAGGCCGCCGCGGTCATCCGCACGGTGGACCCGTGCGGCTTCGTCAGTCGCGCCCAACTGGCCGAGTACGGGCAGGTAGCGCAGGTGGCCCCGTATCTGAGTCCCGAAAGCTGCCAGGTGCGCATCCACTCCGGACCGGCTCGCGCGGAAACCATCCGGATCGTGCTGAACGTACGTGCGCCCTCGGCGGCCACCGACCATCCGGTCGATGGCGGCACGGTGTTGCGCGAGAAGGAGCCGGTCGCCGATGAGGAATGCGAACTGATCGTCCCGATGCGGCTTCCCGCCGCTGGTGTGGGCGGTGACAGCGCGAGCATGTTCACCGACTACGTCCGGGTGACCGCCGATTCCTTCCGCGGCGACAACTGCGCGCCCGCCGGTGACGTCGCCGCGAAAGTACTTGTCGCGGCCCGTGATCTGAAGGTGCCGCTGCGCCGCTATGCCGTGGGAATTCTCCCGGGCGCGGATTACGATCCGTGCGCGCTGCTGGGGCGGCTGCCGGCGGGCTGGAGCGCGGCTCGGTTGACGGCGGTGTCGAGCCCCTACGAGTGCGCGTTCTACGCCCGCAAGGATGCGGTGGAGCAGTATTTCGCGGTACGGCTGGAGGTGGACCAGGCGGATGCTCCGGCCTCCTCGCGCACCACGACGGTCGATCTGAACGGCCGCCCAGCGACGAGCTACTGCCCCGGGACCTCCTCACCGGAGGTCCCGGAGACCTGCTTCCTGGACTTCGCCCTGGACGGTACGTTCGACGGCAACATCGCGAATTCCCCGCTGCGGGCTTCGGAACAGTCCTACGGCAGAGTCCGTACCAGCGTCAGCGTGTACGGCGACAAGACCGTCGTCCAGGACATGGCGGCAGCCGCCACCGCGATCTACCGCTGACTACGCGTCCGGTCCGGGCGACTTGGCCTGGTACTCGGTCAGCCAATCCAGCCAGTTGTCGAGTTCGGTGAACGCCCGCGCCAACGGCTCTGCCGCGGAAAGGAATACGTCGTGGCGGGCGCCGTCGATCGGCACGATATTGGTGCGGTCGCCCAGGCAGCCCGCCCAGCGCTGGATCTGGCGCACGTCGAGCACTACGTCGGCGACGTCGGCGGCGGGGCCGTATTCGCGGGCGAACTTCGTCAATCGCGAGCGCAGGATCAGCGAGGGCACGCCGATGTCGAGGCCGCGCTGCAACTGCGCGTGGCCGGTGCGAATGGCGCGCAGCCAGCCCAAGCGCACCGGGAACCCGGCCAGCGGCTTCCAATCCAGGTTGTAGTCCCATTCACCGGCGGCGGTGCGGTGCAGGCTCTCCCCGTAGGTGCTGACCTTCGCGGCGGGCAGTTCGAACATCGATCGGAATCGGCCCACCGCGTTGATGATCGGCGTGCCGATGGTCCGGTAATAGGACGGGCCCTGCAGATCGAACCAGGGGCTGTTCAGGACGAGCCCGATGATCCCGGAGGCGGCGACCCCGGCCGACTTGTTCAGCCGGTC from Nocardia goodfellowii carries:
- a CDS encoding GntR family transcriptional regulator is translated as MEATEVTGAASAQTPGGSAELSLPGRQLKSYVVRTELERMLAELEEGDPVPSERDLAVRFEVARETVRQALRDLLVEGRIRRQGRGTVVSRPKMVQPLSLRSYTEGAISLGRVPGRLVVSFDDIPADADTAHALGLAPGAAVMHLERVLLADGERIGLESTYLPRARFAGLRADYDPTTSLYAAVRATGVVYTSATERIETVLASPREAALLECTTALPLLLLHRRSLDQDGTPIERVRALYRGDRIAFEAQLGQG
- a CDS encoding TIGR03364 family FAD-dependent oxidoreductase, with product MRLVIIGGGILGTAHALAAIGRGHEVVQLEREPEARGATVRNFGLVWVSGRSAAELELTLRSRELWEEIGGKVPAVGFRPAGSLTLVRTPEELAVAEAAAGSPSAAARGFELLDADRVRTVNPALRGKFLAGLHCWTDAVVESRQALPALRAYLTGTGRYTFHAHTEARSIIDSGSGAKVLDDQGRTFEADMVLDCPGAAHTGLTRELVGVIPVRRVRLQMMQTAPLGEPLTTAVADGDSFRYYPGFAGPEVDALNAEQSQSATAAEHKMQLLCVQRLHGGLTIGDTHEYTEPFAFDVDEAPYEHLTQVAEELLGRKLPQVVRRWAGVYSQSVDPAAIVTRAQASDRVWVITGPGGRGMTLGPALGEQTADLLNL
- a CDS encoding phosphonatase-like hydrolase; translation: MRNAVPDKDIQLAVFDMAGTTVADGGLVVRAFDVAATAVGLETEGPQRDQARQYVLDTMGQSKIVVFRALFGAESTAQEANRAFEAAYDALIEEVGVTAIPGAAEAFEKLRSAGIKVALTTGFSRGTQDRLLHALGWQDVADLTLAPAEAGRGRPYPDLVLAALLRLGVDAVDRVAVLGDTTSDIATGLAAGARIVAGTLTGAHDEARLRAAGATHVVPSVAEFADLILAEAT
- a CDS encoding 2-aminoethylphosphonate ABC transporter substrate-binding protein, encoding MRTSTTRLRTKAALLLAAVCTVSLTAACGGTGSGGSGEQIVTVYSADGLDGWYRTQFEKFKAQTGISVDVVAAGSGEVVNRVEKEQSNPQADIIVTLPPFIQKADAAGLLQPIGVDTSAIADSEKDPNGRYVSLAGNYLDFIANSAVDASRLSWDDLLKPEYRGKLQYSTPGQAGDGTAVLILLQELRGKDGALDYLKALQANNVGPSSSTGKLQPKVDKGELLIANGDVQMNMESIKSKGSKFSIFFPASADGKKHTVSLPYFMGLAKGAPHGDAAKKLMEYLLSKDVQATLGPDAHAVSARKDLAEVAPTGTGPTPASLIKGVEIVHPNWSKVLSELGADLAAYQKATGS
- a CDS encoding ABC transporter ATP-binding protein, producing MNLGDALTKSGTGTRTSPAAEPAIVFDRVGVRYGTGRKSTVALADFTLRVAAGETVALLGPSGSGKSTALKALAGFVRPSSGAVRLAGRDVTDLSPAKRGIGVVVQSYALFPHMTVYRNVAFGLKAHRVPRNEIGARVSEALEMVGMGSYAARLPRELSGGQQQRVAIARALAIRPTVLLLDEPLAALDAQLRQSMLGELQQLRTALPDTAMLYVTHDQAEALALADRIAVMRDARLVDIDTAENLWQRPPSDFTAAFLGGANLVPCTVNHISGGAALVTAGSHTLRAEAPKPGVGKADWAPNADALLCVRPHTLSIGATSDRDALRATVVASVWRGASTRLRLSVDGLPGELATDVPGHLAAGLGSVVGVRFPDPAGVLIPSEVGTHSSAPVSGADVTGPRA
- a CDS encoding 2-aminoethylphosphonate ABC transporter permease subunit produces the protein MNAPALLEQPVESLDAPSPAARRQWRPVLWTAPPVLIVLIIAVYPITRVLAESTVTPTGRGTAVWTEVLASEAFRNALWRTISIAVAATAGCLVLGTFLAVVLAFVPFRGATVVGRLVDTVLTLPSFLVTLAFTFLYGTAGAVNALITQLTGRQAPLLNFLTTPWGVIAAEITFFTPFVVRPLLAAFAQLPREQLDVAASLGASTWRVLRQVVLPEAWPALAAGGSLVLLLTLNEFGIVLFTGAKGVLTLPAMIYTRGIVTFDLPGAAVLATVQVALSLTLYAAYRTVFSRFVSRKGY